Proteins encoded together in one Urocitellus parryii isolate mUroPar1 chromosome 3, mUroPar1.hap1, whole genome shotgun sequence window:
- the Camsap3 gene encoding calmodulin-regulated spectrin-associated protein 3 isoform X1, with protein sequence MVEAAPAGPGPLRRTFLVPEIKSLDQYDFSRAKAAASLAWVLRAAFGGAEHVPPELWEPFYTDQYAQEHVKPPVTRLLLSAELYCRAWRQALPQLETPPSPSALLALLARRGTVPALPERPVREADLRHQPILMGAHLAVIDALMVAFSFEWTKTLPGPLALTSLEHKLLFWVDTTVRRLQEKTEQEAAQRVSPAAPADGAAPVQPSCPTRWYWKLVPHAIAFCLKESGNKPPMIRYRKDRAVARRAPCFPTVTSLQDLASGAALAATIHCYCPQLLRLEEVCLKDPMSVADSLYNLQLVQDFCASRLPRGCPLSLEDLLYVPPPLKVNLVVLLAEMFMCFEVLKPDFVQAKDLPDGHAASPRGTEASPPQNNSGSSSPVFNFRHPLLSPGGPQSPLRGSTGSLKSSPSMSHMEALGKAWNRQLSRPLSQAVSFSTPFGLDSDVDVVMGDPVLLRSVSSDSLGPPRPVPARPPSQPPPEPGDLPTIEEALQIIHSAEPRLLPDGAADGSFYLHSPEGLSKPPLAPSYLPEGASKPLSDGPAKAPVYVSHPEAPSKPSPCPSGEVLKLPAPSEGSPKAVASSPAAANSEVKMTSFAERKKQLVKAEAEAGAGSPTSTPAAPEALSSEMSELGARLEEKRRAIEAQKRRIEAIFAKHRQRLGKSAFLQVQPREAAGEAEAEAEAEAEAEPGLAPGGERPAGEGQGEPSSRPKSVTFSPELGPVPPEGLGDYNRAVSKLSAALSSLQRDMQRLTDQQQRLLAPQEAPGPAPPPAAWVIPGPTAGPKAASPSPARRAPAARRSPGPGPSPAPRSPKHARPAELRLAPLTRVLTPPHDVDSLPHLRKFSPSQVPVQTRSSILLAEGTPPEEPSARPGLIEIPLASLGEPAAEEEGDGSPPGAEDSLEEEASSEGEPRAGLGFFYKDEDKPEDEMAQKRASLLERQQRRAEEARRRKQWQEAEKEQRREESVRLAQEAPGPAPAAPTAPVAPVATQIPAARAPAEEEVGPRRGDFTRLEYERRAQLKLMDDLDKVLRPRATGTGGPGRGGRRAPRPRSGCCDDSALARSPARGLLGSRLSKIYSQSTLSLSTVANEAPNHLGVKRPTSRAPSPSGLMSPSRLPGSRERDWENGSNASSPASVPEYTGPRLYKEPSAKSNKFIIHNALSHCCLAGKVNEPQKNRILEEIEKSKANHFLILFRDSSCQFRALYTLSGETEELSRLAGYGPRTVTPAMVEGIYKYNSDRKRFTQIPAKTMSMSVDAFTIQGHLWQSKKPTTPKKGGSTPK encoded by the exons AGCACGTGCCCCCGGAGCTGTGGGAGCCCTTCTATACTGACCAGTACGCGCAGGAGCACGTGAAGCCCCCGGTGACGCGGCTGCTCCTCTCGGCCGAGCTCTACTGCCGGGCCTGGCGCCAGGCGCTGCCGCAGCTCGAGACACCTCCTAGCCCCTCTGCACTGCTGGCCCTGCTGGCACGGAGGGGCACAGTGCCAGCACTGCCCGAGCGCCCTGTGCGCGAGGCTGACCTGAGACACCAGCCCATTCTCATG GGAGCCCATCTAGCTGTTATTGATGCCCTCATGGTTGCCTTCTCCTTCGAGTGGACCAAGACGCTGCCTGGTCCTTTGGCTCTGACCAGCTTGGAGCACAAGCTCCTTTTCTGGGTGGACACG ACTGTCAGGAGGCTGCAGGAAAAGACAGAGCAAGAAGCGGCCCAGCGTGTGTCTCCTGCTGCCCCTGCAGATGGGGCAGCCCCGGTGCAGCCCTCG TGCCCCACGCGCTGGTATTGGAAGCTGGTTCCT CACGCAATTGCCTTCTGTTTGAAGGAGTCGGGGAACAAACCCCCCATG ATCCGATACCGCAAGGACCGTGCCGTGGCCCGTCGTGCCCCCTGCTTCCCAACTGTGACGAGCCTCCAGGACCTGGCCAGCGGGGCGGCCCTGGCCGCCACCATCCACTGCTATTGCCCCCAGCTGTTACGACTTGAGG AGGTGTGCCTCAAGGACCCCATGTCTGTGGCGGACAGCCTGTACAATCTCCAGCTGGTGCAGGATTTCTGTGCCTCCCGCCTTCCTCGTGGCTGCCCGCTGTCCCTTGAGGACTTGCTTTATGTCCCACCGCCCCTCAAG GTCAACCTGGTGGTCCTGCTGGCCGAGATGTTCATGTGCTTCGAGGTGCTGAAGCCTGACTTTGTGCAGGCCAAGGACCTGCCGGACGGGCATG CTGCCTCCCCCCGGGGCACTGAGGCCTCCCCACCTCAGAACAATAGTGGCAGCAG TTCTCCTGTCTTCAACTTCCGTCACCCGCTCCTGTCACCTGGCGGCCCCCAGTCCCCCCTCCGAGGATCCACAG gctccctgAAGTCCTCTCCGTCCATGTCCCACATGGAGGCCCTTGGCAAGGCCTGGAACCGCCAGCTCAG CCGTCCCCTCTCCCAGGCTGTGTCCTTCAGCACCCCCTTTGGCCTGGACAGCGACGTGGATGTCGTCATGGGAGACCCCGTCTTGCTCCGCTCCGTCAGCTCGGATAGTCTCGGTCCCCCGAGACCCGTGCCGGCCCGGCCGCCCTCCCAGCCGCCCCCGGAGCCTGGCGACCTGCCCACCATCGAGGAGGCCTTGCAGATCATCCACAGTGCCGAGCCCCGGCTGCTCCCGGACGGGGCCGCCGACGGCAGCTTCTACCTCCACTCCCCGGAGGGGCTCTCCAAACCGCCGCTGGCCCCCTCCTACCTGCCCGAGGGGGCCTCGAAACCGCTGTCTGATGGGCCTGCCAAAGCGCCCGTCTACGTGTCCCACCCAGAGGCCCCCTCAAAACCATCTCCCTGCCCCTCGGGGGAGGTGTTGAAACTACCAGCCCCATCCGAGGGGTCTCCGAAGGCGGTGGCTTCATCCCCAGCGGCGGCCAACTCTGAGGTGAAGATGACCAGTTTTGCTGAACGCAAAAAGCAGCTGGtgaaggctgaggctgaggccgGAGCAGGGTCCCCCACGTCCACTCCAGCAGCACCTGAGGCCCTGAGCTCAGAGATGAGTGAGCTGGGAGCCCGGCTGGAAGAGAAGCGCCGAGCCATAGAGGCCCAAAAGCGGCGCATTGAGGCCATCTTTGCTAAGCACCGCCAGCGGCTGGGCAAGAGCGCCTTTCTACAGGTGCAGCCGCGGGAGGccgcaggggaggctgaggccgagGCCGAGGCTGAGGCGGAGGCCGAGCCAGGCTTGGCCCCTGGTGGCGAGCGGCCAGCAGGTGAGGGCCAGGGTGAGCCATCCTCACGGCCTAAGTCAGTGACCTTCTCCCCAGAGCTGGGCCCAGTGCCcccagagggcctgggggacTACAACCGAGCAGTCAGCAAGCTAAGTGCTGCATTGAGCTCACTGCAGCGGGACATGCAGAGGCTCACGGACCAGCAGCAGCGGCTTCTGGCCCCCCAGGAGGCCCCTGGACCTGCCCCACCACCTGCTGCATGGGTCATTCCTGGCCCCACAGCGGGGCCCAAAgctgcctcccccagccctgcccggCGTGCTCCCGCTGCTCGTCGAAGTCCGGGGCCTGGCCCCAGCCCGGCACCTCGCAGCCCCAAACATGCCCGGCCAGCGGAGCTGCGCCTGGCACCCCTGACCAGGGTGCTCACCCCACCCCACGACGTGGACAGCCTCCCTCATCTGCGCAAGTTCTCACCAAGCCAGGTGCCTGTACAGACGCGTTCCTCCATCCTCCTGGCGGAGGGGACACCTCCCGAGGAGCCCTCGGCCAGGCCTGGCCTCATCGAGATCCCCCTGGCTAGCCTGGGAGAGCCTGCTGCCGAGGAGGAGGGCGATGGGAGCCCCCCTGGGGCCGAGGATTCCTTAGAGGAAGAAGCCTCTTCCGAGGGAGAGCCTCGGGCTGGCCTTGGCTTCTTCTATAAG GACGAAGACAAGCCCGAGGATGAGATGGCTCAAAAGCGGGCCAGCCTCCTAGAGCGGCAGCAGCGTCGAGCAGAGGAGGCCCGGAGACGCAAACAGTggcaggaggctgagaaggagcAGCGGAGGGAGGAGTCTGTGAG ACTGGCCCAGGAGGCCCCTGGCCCCGCCCCTGCAGCACCCACGGCTCCTGTGGCCCCAGTGGCCACCCAGATCCCCGCTGCCCGGGCCCCAGCTGAGGAGGAGGTGGGCCCCCGGCGAGGGGACTTCACGAGACTTGAGTATGAACGCCGGGCCCAGCTAAAGCTGATGGACGACCTTGATAAGGTGCTGCGGCCCCGGGCCACGGGGACCGGGGGGCCGGGTCGCGGCGGGCGGAGGGCCCCCCGGCCACGCTCTGGTTGCTGCGATGACTCGGCCCTGGCACGAAGCCCAGCCCGCGGCCTGCTGG GCTCGAGGCTCAGCAAGATCTACTCTCAGTCCACCCTGTCCCTGTCCACTGTGGCCAATGAGGCCCCCAATCACCTCGGTGTGAAAAGGCCCACGTCGCG GGCGCCGTCCCCATCTGGCCTCATGTCCCCCAGCCGCCTGCCCGGAAGCCGAGAGCGCGACTGGGAGAATGGCAGCAATGCCTCCTCCCCAGCGTCAGTGCCCGAGTACACAG GTCCAAGGCTGTACAAGGAGCCCAGCGCCAAGTCCAACAAGTTCATCATCCACAACGCCCTGTCGCACTGCTGCCTGGCGGGCAAGGTGAACGAGCCGCAGAAGAACCGCATTCTTGAG GAAATTGAGAAGAGCAAGGCCAACCACTTCCTGATCCTCTTCCGTGACTCGAGCTGCCAGTTCCGGGCGCTCTACACGTTGTCTGGGGAGACGGAGGAGCTGTCTCGGCTGGCGGGCTATGGCCCCCGAACTGTCACCCCCGCCATGGTGGAAGGCATCTACAAGTACAACTCAGACCGCAAGCGCTTCACTCAGATTCCCGCCAAGACCATGTCTATGAGCGTGGACGCCTTCACCATCCAGGGCCATCTCTGGCAGAGCAAGAAGCCCACCACTCCCAAGAAGGGCGGCAGCACCCCCAAATAG
- the Camsap3 gene encoding calmodulin-regulated spectrin-associated protein 3 isoform X8: MVEAAPAGPGPLRRTFLVPEIKSLDQYDFSRAKAAASLAWVLRAAFGGAEHVPPELWEPFYTDQYAQEHVKPPVTRLLLSAELYCRAWRQALPQLETPPSPSALLALLARRGTVPALPERPVREADLRHQPILMGAHLAVIDALMVAFSFEWTKTLPGPLALTSLEHKLLFWVDTTVRRLQEKTEQEAAQRVSPAAPADGAAPVQPSIRYRKDRAVARRAPCFPTVTSLQDLASGAALAATIHCYCPQLLRLEEVCLKDPMSVADSLYNLQLVQDFCASRLPRGCPLSLEDLLYVPPPLKVNLVVLLAEMFMCFEVLKPDFVQAKDLPDGHAASPRGTEASPPQNNSGSSSPVFNFRHPLLSPGGPQSPLRGSTGSLKSSPSMSHMEALGKAWNRQLSQVPVQTRSSILLAEGTPPEEPSARPGLIEIPLASLGEPAAEEEGDGSPPGAEDSLEEEASSEGEPRAGLGFFYKDEDKPEDEMAQKRASLLERQQRRAEEARRRKQWQEAEKEQRREESVRLAQEAPGPAPAAPTAPVAPVATQIPAARAPAEEEVGPRRGDFTRLEYERRAQLKLMDDLDKVLRPRATGTGGPGRGGRRAPRPRSGCCDDSALARSPARGLLGSRLSKIYSQSTLSLSTVANEAPNHLGVKRPTSRAPSPSGLMSPSRLPGSRERDWENGSNASSPASVPEYTGPRLYKEPSAKSNKFIIHNALSHCCLAGKVNEPQKNRILEEIEKSKANHFLILFRDSSCQFRALYTLSGETEELSRLAGYGPRTVTPAMVEGIYKYNSDRKRFTQIPAKTMSMSVDAFTIQGHLWQSKKPTTPKKGGSTPK; the protein is encoded by the exons AGCACGTGCCCCCGGAGCTGTGGGAGCCCTTCTATACTGACCAGTACGCGCAGGAGCACGTGAAGCCCCCGGTGACGCGGCTGCTCCTCTCGGCCGAGCTCTACTGCCGGGCCTGGCGCCAGGCGCTGCCGCAGCTCGAGACACCTCCTAGCCCCTCTGCACTGCTGGCCCTGCTGGCACGGAGGGGCACAGTGCCAGCACTGCCCGAGCGCCCTGTGCGCGAGGCTGACCTGAGACACCAGCCCATTCTCATG GGAGCCCATCTAGCTGTTATTGATGCCCTCATGGTTGCCTTCTCCTTCGAGTGGACCAAGACGCTGCCTGGTCCTTTGGCTCTGACCAGCTTGGAGCACAAGCTCCTTTTCTGGGTGGACACG ACTGTCAGGAGGCTGCAGGAAAAGACAGAGCAAGAAGCGGCCCAGCGTGTGTCTCCTGCTGCCCCTGCAGATGGGGCAGCCCCGGTGCAGCCCTCG ATCCGATACCGCAAGGACCGTGCCGTGGCCCGTCGTGCCCCCTGCTTCCCAACTGTGACGAGCCTCCAGGACCTGGCCAGCGGGGCGGCCCTGGCCGCCACCATCCACTGCTATTGCCCCCAGCTGTTACGACTTGAGG AGGTGTGCCTCAAGGACCCCATGTCTGTGGCGGACAGCCTGTACAATCTCCAGCTGGTGCAGGATTTCTGTGCCTCCCGCCTTCCTCGTGGCTGCCCGCTGTCCCTTGAGGACTTGCTTTATGTCCCACCGCCCCTCAAG GTCAACCTGGTGGTCCTGCTGGCCGAGATGTTCATGTGCTTCGAGGTGCTGAAGCCTGACTTTGTGCAGGCCAAGGACCTGCCGGACGGGCATG CTGCCTCCCCCCGGGGCACTGAGGCCTCCCCACCTCAGAACAATAGTGGCAGCAG TTCTCCTGTCTTCAACTTCCGTCACCCGCTCCTGTCACCTGGCGGCCCCCAGTCCCCCCTCCGAGGATCCACAG gctccctgAAGTCCTCTCCGTCCATGTCCCACATGGAGGCCCTTGGCAAGGCCTGGAACCGCCAGCTCAG CCAGGTGCCTGTACAGACGCGTTCCTCCATCCTCCTGGCGGAGGGGACACCTCCCGAGGAGCCCTCGGCCAGGCCTGGCCTCATCGAGATCCCCCTGGCTAGCCTGGGAGAGCCTGCTGCCGAGGAGGAGGGCGATGGGAGCCCCCCTGGGGCCGAGGATTCCTTAGAGGAAGAAGCCTCTTCCGAGGGAGAGCCTCGGGCTGGCCTTGGCTTCTTCTATAAG GACGAAGACAAGCCCGAGGATGAGATGGCTCAAAAGCGGGCCAGCCTCCTAGAGCGGCAGCAGCGTCGAGCAGAGGAGGCCCGGAGACGCAAACAGTggcaggaggctgagaaggagcAGCGGAGGGAGGAGTCTGTGAG ACTGGCCCAGGAGGCCCCTGGCCCCGCCCCTGCAGCACCCACGGCTCCTGTGGCCCCAGTGGCCACCCAGATCCCCGCTGCCCGGGCCCCAGCTGAGGAGGAGGTGGGCCCCCGGCGAGGGGACTTCACGAGACTTGAGTATGAACGCCGGGCCCAGCTAAAGCTGATGGACGACCTTGATAAGGTGCTGCGGCCCCGGGCCACGGGGACCGGGGGGCCGGGTCGCGGCGGGCGGAGGGCCCCCCGGCCACGCTCTGGTTGCTGCGATGACTCGGCCCTGGCACGAAGCCCAGCCCGCGGCCTGCTGG GCTCGAGGCTCAGCAAGATCTACTCTCAGTCCACCCTGTCCCTGTCCACTGTGGCCAATGAGGCCCCCAATCACCTCGGTGTGAAAAGGCCCACGTCGCG GGCGCCGTCCCCATCTGGCCTCATGTCCCCCAGCCGCCTGCCCGGAAGCCGAGAGCGCGACTGGGAGAATGGCAGCAATGCCTCCTCCCCAGCGTCAGTGCCCGAGTACACAG GTCCAAGGCTGTACAAGGAGCCCAGCGCCAAGTCCAACAAGTTCATCATCCACAACGCCCTGTCGCACTGCTGCCTGGCGGGCAAGGTGAACGAGCCGCAGAAGAACCGCATTCTTGAG GAAATTGAGAAGAGCAAGGCCAACCACTTCCTGATCCTCTTCCGTGACTCGAGCTGCCAGTTCCGGGCGCTCTACACGTTGTCTGGGGAGACGGAGGAGCTGTCTCGGCTGGCGGGCTATGGCCCCCGAACTGTCACCCCCGCCATGGTGGAAGGCATCTACAAGTACAACTCAGACCGCAAGCGCTTCACTCAGATTCCCGCCAAGACCATGTCTATGAGCGTGGACGCCTTCACCATCCAGGGCCATCTCTGGCAGAGCAAGAAGCCCACCACTCCCAAGAAGGGCGGCAGCACCCCCAAATAG
- the Camsap3 gene encoding calmodulin-regulated spectrin-associated protein 3 isoform X4 yields the protein MVEAAPAGPGPLRRTFLVPEIKSLDQYDFSRAKAAASLAWVLRAAFGGAEHVPPELWEPFYTDQYAQEHVKPPVTRLLLSAELYCRAWRQALPQLETPPSPSALLALLARRGTVPALPERPVREADLRHQPILMGAHLAVIDALMVAFSFEWTKTLPGPLALTSLEHKLLFWVDTTVRRLQEKTEQEAAQRVSPAAPADGAAPVQPSIRYRKDRAVARRAPCFPTVTSLQDLASGAALAATIHCYCPQLLRLEEVCLKDPMSVADSLYNLQLVQDFCASRLPRGCPLSLEDLLYVPPPLKVNLVVLLAEMFMCFEVLKPDFVQAKDLPDGHAASPRGTEASPPQNNSGSSSPVFNFRHPLLSPGGPQSPLRGSTGSLKSSPSMSHMEALGKAWNRQLSRPLSQAVSFSTPFGLDSDVDVVMGDPVLLRSVSSDSLGPPRPVPARPPSQPPPEPGDLPTIEEALQIIHSAEPRLLPDGAADGSFYLHSPEGLSKPPLAPSYLPEGASKPLSDGPAKAPVYVSHPEAPSKPSPCPSGEVLKLPAPSEGSPKAVASSPAAANSEVKMTSFAERKKQLVKAEAEAGAGSPTSTPAAPEALSSEMSELGARLEEKRRAIEAQKRRIEAIFAKHRQRLGKSAFLQVQPREAAGEAEAEAEAEAEAEPGLAPGGERPAGEGQGEPSSRPKSVTFSPELGPVPPEGLGDYNRAVSKLSAALSSLQRDMQRLTDQQQRLLAPQEAPGPAPPPAAWVIPGPTAGPKAASPSPARRAPAARRSPGPGPSPAPRSPKHARPAELRLAPLTRVLTPPHDVDSLPHLRKFSPSQVPVQTRSSILLAEGTPPEEPSARPGLIEIPLASLGEPAAEEEGDGSPPGAEDSLEEEASSEGEPRAGLGFFYKDEDKPEDEMAQKRASLLERQQRRAEEARRRKQWQEAEKEQRREESVRLAQEAPGPAPAAPTAPVAPVATQIPAARAPAEEEVGPRRGDFTRLEYERRAQLKLMDDLDKVLRPRATGTGGPGRGGRRAPRPRSGCCDDSALARSPARGLLGSRLSKIYSQSTLSLSTVANEAPNHLGVKRPTSRAPSPSGLMSPSRLPGSRERDWENGSNASSPASVPEYTGPRLYKEPSAKSNKFIIHNALSHCCLAGKVNEPQKNRILEEIEKSKANHFLILFRDSSCQFRALYTLSGETEELSRLAGYGPRTVTPAMVEGIYKYNSDRKRFTQIPAKTMSMSVDAFTIQGHLWQSKKPTTPKKGGSTPK from the exons AGCACGTGCCCCCGGAGCTGTGGGAGCCCTTCTATACTGACCAGTACGCGCAGGAGCACGTGAAGCCCCCGGTGACGCGGCTGCTCCTCTCGGCCGAGCTCTACTGCCGGGCCTGGCGCCAGGCGCTGCCGCAGCTCGAGACACCTCCTAGCCCCTCTGCACTGCTGGCCCTGCTGGCACGGAGGGGCACAGTGCCAGCACTGCCCGAGCGCCCTGTGCGCGAGGCTGACCTGAGACACCAGCCCATTCTCATG GGAGCCCATCTAGCTGTTATTGATGCCCTCATGGTTGCCTTCTCCTTCGAGTGGACCAAGACGCTGCCTGGTCCTTTGGCTCTGACCAGCTTGGAGCACAAGCTCCTTTTCTGGGTGGACACG ACTGTCAGGAGGCTGCAGGAAAAGACAGAGCAAGAAGCGGCCCAGCGTGTGTCTCCTGCTGCCCCTGCAGATGGGGCAGCCCCGGTGCAGCCCTCG ATCCGATACCGCAAGGACCGTGCCGTGGCCCGTCGTGCCCCCTGCTTCCCAACTGTGACGAGCCTCCAGGACCTGGCCAGCGGGGCGGCCCTGGCCGCCACCATCCACTGCTATTGCCCCCAGCTGTTACGACTTGAGG AGGTGTGCCTCAAGGACCCCATGTCTGTGGCGGACAGCCTGTACAATCTCCAGCTGGTGCAGGATTTCTGTGCCTCCCGCCTTCCTCGTGGCTGCCCGCTGTCCCTTGAGGACTTGCTTTATGTCCCACCGCCCCTCAAG GTCAACCTGGTGGTCCTGCTGGCCGAGATGTTCATGTGCTTCGAGGTGCTGAAGCCTGACTTTGTGCAGGCCAAGGACCTGCCGGACGGGCATG CTGCCTCCCCCCGGGGCACTGAGGCCTCCCCACCTCAGAACAATAGTGGCAGCAG TTCTCCTGTCTTCAACTTCCGTCACCCGCTCCTGTCACCTGGCGGCCCCCAGTCCCCCCTCCGAGGATCCACAG gctccctgAAGTCCTCTCCGTCCATGTCCCACATGGAGGCCCTTGGCAAGGCCTGGAACCGCCAGCTCAG CCGTCCCCTCTCCCAGGCTGTGTCCTTCAGCACCCCCTTTGGCCTGGACAGCGACGTGGATGTCGTCATGGGAGACCCCGTCTTGCTCCGCTCCGTCAGCTCGGATAGTCTCGGTCCCCCGAGACCCGTGCCGGCCCGGCCGCCCTCCCAGCCGCCCCCGGAGCCTGGCGACCTGCCCACCATCGAGGAGGCCTTGCAGATCATCCACAGTGCCGAGCCCCGGCTGCTCCCGGACGGGGCCGCCGACGGCAGCTTCTACCTCCACTCCCCGGAGGGGCTCTCCAAACCGCCGCTGGCCCCCTCCTACCTGCCCGAGGGGGCCTCGAAACCGCTGTCTGATGGGCCTGCCAAAGCGCCCGTCTACGTGTCCCACCCAGAGGCCCCCTCAAAACCATCTCCCTGCCCCTCGGGGGAGGTGTTGAAACTACCAGCCCCATCCGAGGGGTCTCCGAAGGCGGTGGCTTCATCCCCAGCGGCGGCCAACTCTGAGGTGAAGATGACCAGTTTTGCTGAACGCAAAAAGCAGCTGGtgaaggctgaggctgaggccgGAGCAGGGTCCCCCACGTCCACTCCAGCAGCACCTGAGGCCCTGAGCTCAGAGATGAGTGAGCTGGGAGCCCGGCTGGAAGAGAAGCGCCGAGCCATAGAGGCCCAAAAGCGGCGCATTGAGGCCATCTTTGCTAAGCACCGCCAGCGGCTGGGCAAGAGCGCCTTTCTACAGGTGCAGCCGCGGGAGGccgcaggggaggctgaggccgagGCCGAGGCTGAGGCGGAGGCCGAGCCAGGCTTGGCCCCTGGTGGCGAGCGGCCAGCAGGTGAGGGCCAGGGTGAGCCATCCTCACGGCCTAAGTCAGTGACCTTCTCCCCAGAGCTGGGCCCAGTGCCcccagagggcctgggggacTACAACCGAGCAGTCAGCAAGCTAAGTGCTGCATTGAGCTCACTGCAGCGGGACATGCAGAGGCTCACGGACCAGCAGCAGCGGCTTCTGGCCCCCCAGGAGGCCCCTGGACCTGCCCCACCACCTGCTGCATGGGTCATTCCTGGCCCCACAGCGGGGCCCAAAgctgcctcccccagccctgcccggCGTGCTCCCGCTGCTCGTCGAAGTCCGGGGCCTGGCCCCAGCCCGGCACCTCGCAGCCCCAAACATGCCCGGCCAGCGGAGCTGCGCCTGGCACCCCTGACCAGGGTGCTCACCCCACCCCACGACGTGGACAGCCTCCCTCATCTGCGCAAGTTCTCACCAAGCCAGGTGCCTGTACAGACGCGTTCCTCCATCCTCCTGGCGGAGGGGACACCTCCCGAGGAGCCCTCGGCCAGGCCTGGCCTCATCGAGATCCCCCTGGCTAGCCTGGGAGAGCCTGCTGCCGAGGAGGAGGGCGATGGGAGCCCCCCTGGGGCCGAGGATTCCTTAGAGGAAGAAGCCTCTTCCGAGGGAGAGCCTCGGGCTGGCCTTGGCTTCTTCTATAAG GACGAAGACAAGCCCGAGGATGAGATGGCTCAAAAGCGGGCCAGCCTCCTAGAGCGGCAGCAGCGTCGAGCAGAGGAGGCCCGGAGACGCAAACAGTggcaggaggctgagaaggagcAGCGGAGGGAGGAGTCTGTGAG ACTGGCCCAGGAGGCCCCTGGCCCCGCCCCTGCAGCACCCACGGCTCCTGTGGCCCCAGTGGCCACCCAGATCCCCGCTGCCCGGGCCCCAGCTGAGGAGGAGGTGGGCCCCCGGCGAGGGGACTTCACGAGACTTGAGTATGAACGCCGGGCCCAGCTAAAGCTGATGGACGACCTTGATAAGGTGCTGCGGCCCCGGGCCACGGGGACCGGGGGGCCGGGTCGCGGCGGGCGGAGGGCCCCCCGGCCACGCTCTGGTTGCTGCGATGACTCGGCCCTGGCACGAAGCCCAGCCCGCGGCCTGCTGG GCTCGAGGCTCAGCAAGATCTACTCTCAGTCCACCCTGTCCCTGTCCACTGTGGCCAATGAGGCCCCCAATCACCTCGGTGTGAAAAGGCCCACGTCGCG GGCGCCGTCCCCATCTGGCCTCATGTCCCCCAGCCGCCTGCCCGGAAGCCGAGAGCGCGACTGGGAGAATGGCAGCAATGCCTCCTCCCCAGCGTCAGTGCCCGAGTACACAG GTCCAAGGCTGTACAAGGAGCCCAGCGCCAAGTCCAACAAGTTCATCATCCACAACGCCCTGTCGCACTGCTGCCTGGCGGGCAAGGTGAACGAGCCGCAGAAGAACCGCATTCTTGAG GAAATTGAGAAGAGCAAGGCCAACCACTTCCTGATCCTCTTCCGTGACTCGAGCTGCCAGTTCCGGGCGCTCTACACGTTGTCTGGGGAGACGGAGGAGCTGTCTCGGCTGGCGGGCTATGGCCCCCGAACTGTCACCCCCGCCATGGTGGAAGGCATCTACAAGTACAACTCAGACCGCAAGCGCTTCACTCAGATTCCCGCCAAGACCATGTCTATGAGCGTGGACGCCTTCACCATCCAGGGCCATCTCTGGCAGAGCAAGAAGCCCACCACTCCCAAGAAGGGCGGCAGCACCCCCAAATAG